The following proteins are encoded in a genomic region of Spirosoma sp. SC4-14:
- a CDS encoding GlsB/YeaQ/YmgE family stress response membrane protein gives MSFLISILIGALAGWLADQLFPRFSFSIWMQILLGIAGGFVGGWLFGNDFQQMLGLPDLLARTLTALIGAIIILAIAGLIKRMNS, from the coding sequence ATGAGCTTCCTTATATCCATTCTTATTGGTGCGCTGGCCGGATGGCTGGCCGACCAACTGTTTCCTCGTTTTTCGTTTTCCATCTGGATGCAGATTTTATTAGGTATTGCCGGAGGTTTTGTTGGAGGCTGGTTATTTGGAAACGACTTCCAGCAGATGCTAGGTTTACCGGATTTGCTGGCTCGAACCCTAACAGCGCTGATAGGGGCTATTATTATACTGGCCATTGCCGGCCTGATTAAACGCATGAATAGTTAA
- a CDS encoding TetR/AcrR family transcriptional regulator, which yields MTPKRSKAERTRQFIIETTAGIFNTKGYAGTSLNDLTEATGLTKGSIYGNFENKEEVALAAFDYNLSRIKQGIQQRMDLAATYREKLQVYGDVYRELFRNPIVVGGCPILNTAIEADDTNNLLKDRASKAILYWKKNIIDLIRAGIATGEFREDSEPERTALSIIALIEGGIMIAQATNTPMYLDKVLKTVDMLIGQLEKRVP from the coding sequence ATGACACCAAAACGATCAAAAGCCGAACGAACCCGTCAGTTTATTATCGAAACAACGGCCGGTATTTTCAATACAAAAGGCTATGCCGGCACATCATTGAATGATTTAACGGAAGCAACCGGCCTAACGAAAGGAAGTATATACGGCAACTTTGAAAACAAGGAAGAAGTTGCACTGGCCGCTTTTGACTACAATCTGTCCCGAATAAAGCAGGGAATTCAACAACGAATGGATCTGGCGGCAACCTATCGAGAGAAATTACAGGTTTATGGCGATGTGTATCGAGAGCTTTTTCGTAACCCGATAGTAGTAGGGGGCTGCCCGATTCTGAATACCGCCATCGAAGCCGATGATACCAATAACCTGCTCAAAGACAGGGCGTCAAAAGCGATCCTGTACTGGAAAAAAAACATTATCGATCTGATCAGGGCGGGGATTGCTACTGGCGAATTTCGCGAAGATAGTGAACCTGAACGAACCGCGTTGTCGATCATTGCGCTCATTGAAGGTGGGATCATGATTGCCCAGGCAACCAACACGCCAATGTATCTGGATAAGGTGCTGAAAACGGTCGATATGCTGATTGGGCAATTGGAGAAACGGGTGCCGTAG
- a CDS encoding TonB-dependent receptor: MKELRQPLSLLRSLMKFTVYQFLLAAILAGLATARSVEAQQVMDSRITLRADNMTMKTVLNQLGRQADVRFAYRSALKQLNSRVSVNATNQRLGEILDYLLKPLNVTYSVKGRHIILNQEPPVARSVSEIDFTSNDPFNDRTISGTVSDESGVGLPGVSVIVKGTQRGTTTDANGLFRMNLLTGDDVLVFSFVGYISQEVTVGDQTSMNVRLATDTKNLSEVVVVGYGTQKRSDLTGSISSVKSEDVKNLPVRSVNEALQGRAAGVQVTRNDGAPGGNSDIVIRGVGSIGGMAPLYIVDGIRMSSGNNFNLQDVESIEILKDASAAAIYGAQAAGGVVLVTTKRGTAMDKMSINFNAYYGVRKPLHLYKLLNTSDYYTAKTAFGVATNSWGDPKTLPDNDWVKDIFTNGVEQSYSLSLSGASAKSNYYLSANYQREGGTIIDNYFERYGLRSNADFKINKKIKVGETLFAWMTNTNPTVTTTFPFRSAPVIPIYDASNAYGGWAKTGNYFGGPNLVAQEYQNHMLNQTYALEGNVYADWEIVPGLNFRSTFGASIYNVKNYKFTEAYDYGIVANRVAALNREIDNQRNLTANFVLTYAKTVGLHEFKALAGYEAYKSDLSSLVASAQGFPYVTYNLALSTNPSSYVASGGELPQTRILSQFGRINYTYASKYLLTATIRRDGSDRFGPTNKFGVFPSASVGWKMNEEAFIRDNLTFVTNLKLRASYGKLGSTSNIPQYTYLSSYGGSGGTNSMGLADGSRAKGYALTAQLANQNIKWESVLQTDIGLDVGLLKNALNITVDWYNRQTQGMIYQVPVALSAGFGSTYVYTNIGQMSNKGLELAVDYRGKKGAFTYGITANTSFNHNLVKQLDGTNNNPITDGSAALDLDGNAARTQIGHPLSQFYGYIVDGIFQSNNEVTALNEQAQKAAGSTSIYYQNAGTAAGDLKFRDTNGDGRITIADKTFIGNPWPKMTYGLTLNLGWKGIDLTALFQGVQGVDVYNGTKYYREYFYGDYNSTKDILNSSFFNGNGLTNQPRVGVTNSAGVFSRDPNQNYGRVSSYFVEDGSFLKLRNLQLGYTLPTTLMKSLKISNLRIYAQGQNILTLTKYSGLDPEVLGVNGTTARGIDTINSYPRTMLLSMGINMSF, from the coding sequence ATGAAAGAACTTCGACAACCGCTTAGCCTGTTGCGTAGCCTTATGAAATTTACGGTCTATCAGTTTCTATTAGCGGCTATTCTGGCCGGTCTGGCCACCGCCCGATCGGTTGAAGCACAGCAGGTCATGGATTCGCGGATCACACTCCGTGCCGATAACATGACCATGAAAACTGTGCTGAACCAACTAGGGCGTCAGGCCGATGTCCGTTTTGCCTATCGGTCTGCGCTTAAACAATTAAACAGCCGGGTATCAGTAAATGCTACCAATCAGCGTTTAGGCGAAATCCTGGATTATTTGCTGAAACCCCTCAATGTCACCTATAGCGTAAAAGGTCGGCATATTATTCTCAATCAGGAGCCGCCTGTTGCCCGGTCGGTTTCTGAAATTGATTTCACCAGCAACGATCCGTTCAACGACCGCACCATATCGGGGACCGTATCCGATGAATCGGGAGTTGGCTTGCCGGGTGTGAGCGTAATTGTTAAAGGAACCCAGCGAGGAACCACAACCGATGCCAATGGCCTGTTTCGGATGAACCTGCTCACGGGCGACGATGTGCTGGTATTCAGTTTTGTGGGTTATATAAGCCAGGAGGTAACCGTAGGTGATCAGACATCGATGAATGTTCGGCTGGCCACCGATACCAAAAACCTGAGTGAGGTAGTTGTTGTAGGGTATGGAACACAGAAACGATCGGACCTGACGGGGTCGATTTCGTCCGTAAAATCGGAAGATGTGAAAAACCTGCCGGTCCGAAGTGTCAATGAAGCCTTGCAGGGACGAGCGGCCGGGGTGCAGGTGACGCGCAACGACGGTGCGCCGGGCGGAAATTCTGACATTGTGATCCGGGGAGTTGGCTCTATTGGTGGAATGGCTCCCCTGTACATTGTCGATGGTATTCGGATGTCGTCGGGAAACAACTTCAACCTGCAGGATGTCGAATCCATCGAAATTCTGAAGGATGCCAGTGCTGCTGCCATTTATGGAGCACAGGCAGCCGGTGGCGTTGTGCTCGTGACCACAAAACGGGGTACTGCCATGGACAAAATGAGCATCAATTTTAATGCGTACTATGGCGTTCGGAAGCCGCTTCATTTATATAAACTCCTCAATACATCGGACTACTATACGGCTAAAACGGCCTTTGGGGTAGCTACCAATAGCTGGGGTGATCCGAAAACATTGCCGGATAATGACTGGGTGAAGGATATCTTTACCAACGGAGTAGAGCAAAGCTATTCGCTTTCCCTGTCGGGGGCTTCGGCAAAAAGCAATTACTACCTGTCGGCCAATTACCAGCGCGAGGGTGGTACCATTATCGATAACTATTTTGAGCGGTATGGGCTTCGTTCGAATGCCGATTTTAAAATTAACAAGAAGATTAAGGTTGGCGAAACGCTCTTTGCCTGGATGACCAATACCAATCCGACCGTAACGACTACGTTCCCCTTCCGGTCGGCACCGGTGATTCCGATTTATGATGCCAGCAATGCATATGGTGGCTGGGCCAAAACAGGCAACTACTTTGGCGGTCCCAATCTGGTGGCACAGGAATATCAGAACCATATGTTGAATCAGACCTATGCACTGGAAGGCAATGTGTATGCCGACTGGGAGATTGTACCCGGCCTGAATTTCCGGTCAACGTTCGGGGCGTCGATCTATAATGTCAAAAACTACAAGTTCACAGAAGCCTATGACTATGGAATTGTCGCCAATCGGGTAGCAGCCTTGAACCGGGAAATCGACAATCAACGCAACCTGACAGCCAACTTCGTACTGACCTATGCCAAAACTGTTGGTTTGCACGAATTTAAGGCACTGGCTGGGTATGAGGCTTATAAATCGGATTTGAGCAGTCTGGTGGCGTCTGCCCAGGGGTTTCCGTATGTGACCTACAACCTGGCCCTATCGACCAACCCCAGTAGTTACGTAGCCAGTGGTGGCGAATTACCACAGACCCGGATTCTGTCGCAATTTGGCCGGATCAACTATACCTATGCGAGTAAATACCTGTTAACGGCAACCATCCGCCGGGATGGCTCCGACCGCTTCGGGCCAACCAACAAGTTCGGTGTTTTTCCGTCGGCCTCGGTAGGCTGGAAAATGAATGAAGAAGCCTTTATTCGGGATAATCTCACGTTTGTGACAAACCTGAAACTACGGGCCAGTTATGGTAAACTGGGAAGCACGAGCAACATTCCTCAGTACACGTATTTATCGTCCTACGGTGGTTCGGGTGGTACAAACAGTATGGGTCTGGCCGATGGTAGCCGCGCAAAAGGGTATGCATTGACGGCACAGTTGGCCAACCAGAATATCAAGTGGGAATCGGTGCTTCAGACTGATATTGGTCTGGATGTTGGACTGTTGAAAAATGCTTTGAATATCACTGTCGATTGGTATAATCGCCAGACACAGGGGATGATTTATCAGGTGCCCGTAGCTTTGTCGGCCGGGTTTGGTAGTACGTATGTCTACACCAATATTGGTCAGATGAGCAATAAAGGTCTGGAACTAGCCGTCGATTATCGGGGAAAAAAGGGGGCGTTCACGTATGGAATTACCGCGAACACCTCATTTAACCACAATCTGGTAAAACAACTGGATGGCACCAACAACAACCCGATCACCGATGGATCGGCGGCTCTGGATCTGGATGGAAATGCTGCCCGTACGCAAATAGGTCATCCATTGAGTCAGTTTTATGGCTATATCGTCGATGGTATTTTTCAGTCAAATAATGAAGTGACGGCCTTAAACGAACAGGCGCAGAAAGCCGCTGGCTCAACGTCTATCTATTATCAGAATGCGGGTACGGCCGCCGGTGATTTGAAGTTCAGAGATACCAATGGCGATGGCCGAATCACGATTGCCGACAAAACGTTTATTGGCAATCCCTGGCCTAAAATGACGTATGGTCTTACGCTAAACCTAGGCTGGAAAGGAATCGACTTAACGGCACTGTTTCAGGGGGTTCAGGGTGTCGACGTATACAACGGAACCAAGTATTATCGGGAGTACTTTTATGGCGACTACAACAGCACGAAGGATATTCTCAATTCCTCCTTTTTTAATGGAAATGGCCTGACCAATCAGCCGCGTGTGGGCGTAACCAATTCGGCTGGGGTTTTCTCGCGTGATCCGAACCAGAACTATGGCCGTGTTTCCAGCTACTTCGTAGAAGATGGCTCGTTCCTGAAACTGCGGAATTTACAACTTGGCTATACGCTGCCCACAACGCTCATGAAGTCTCTGAAAATCTCGAATCTGAGGATTTATGCACAGGGGCAAAACATACTTACGCTGACAAAATATAGCGGTCTCGATCCGGAAGTGCTGGGCGTAAACGGTACTACGGCCCGTGGTATTGACACCATCAACTCCTACCCGCGTACCATGCTGCTGTCGATGGGTATCAACATGAGTTTCTAA
- the fabF gene encoding beta-ketoacyl-ACP synthase II: MLHRVVVTGIGALTPVGHNAPTFWQNVVNGESGAATITKFDPTLFRTQFACEIKGFDASQYLNRADLKRTDPFTQYALVASDEAIRDSGFDLNQIDPFEVGVIWGTGQGGMDVFEEQVTEYAQGNGQPRFSPFFIPRLIPNMASGMISIRNGYMGINYTTISACATSNTAIMDAFNYIRLGKAKIIITGGSEAPITPASFGGFSALKAMSTHNQNPASASRPFDVDRDGFVMGEGAGALVLEEYNHAVKRGARIYGEITGAAMTADAYHMTATHPEGIGAAKAMQLALEESALTIADVDYLNTHATSTQVGDLSEIKAVTSLTGGEKTKLQISATKSITGHLMGAAGAAEAIICLLSMRDSVIPPTINTTKLDPAIPDNLTIVTKEARPASVDVAMSNTFGFGGHNSIVVFQKV; encoded by the coding sequence ATGTTACACCGAGTTGTTGTTACCGGAATTGGTGCTTTAACACCAGTGGGTCATAACGCCCCGACGTTCTGGCAGAATGTAGTGAATGGTGAGAGTGGTGCAGCCACCATCACCAAATTCGATCCTACGCTGTTTCGCACCCAGTTTGCCTGCGAAATCAAAGGATTCGATGCATCGCAGTATTTAAATCGCGCCGATCTTAAACGCACCGATCCATTTACACAATATGCATTGGTAGCCTCAGATGAGGCCATTCGTGATTCGGGTTTCGACCTGAACCAGATCGATCCATTTGAGGTGGGGGTTATCTGGGGAACGGGACAGGGCGGCATGGATGTCTTTGAAGAACAGGTAACCGAATACGCACAGGGCAATGGCCAGCCACGGTTTAGCCCATTTTTTATACCCAGGTTAATTCCAAATATGGCTTCGGGCATGATTTCGATTCGAAATGGTTATATGGGAATCAACTACACCACCATTTCGGCCTGTGCCACATCGAATACCGCCATTATGGATGCCTTCAACTACATCCGTCTGGGGAAAGCCAAAATTATTATAACCGGCGGCTCTGAGGCTCCCATTACACCCGCATCGTTTGGTGGATTTAGTGCCCTGAAAGCCATGTCGACCCACAACCAGAATCCCGCATCGGCCTCGCGCCCGTTCGATGTAGATCGCGATGGTTTTGTGATGGGCGAAGGCGCTGGTGCATTAGTGCTGGAAGAGTATAACCATGCCGTAAAACGTGGAGCCCGTATTTACGGAGAAATTACGGGAGCTGCCATGACCGCCGACGCATATCACATGACTGCTACTCATCCCGAGGGCATTGGAGCCGCAAAAGCAATGCAACTGGCACTGGAAGAATCAGCGCTGACCATTGCCGATGTCGATTACCTGAACACCCACGCTACCTCTACCCAGGTGGGCGATTTATCAGAAATCAAAGCGGTAACGAGTTTAACGGGTGGCGAAAAAACAAAGTTACAAATCAGTGCAACCAAGTCCATTACGGGTCACTTGATGGGTGCCGCCGGAGCAGCCGAAGCCATTATCTGCCTGCTTTCGATGCGCGACAGCGTTATTCCACCTACCATTAACACCACCAAACTCGACCCGGCTATTCCCGACAATCTGACTATTGTAACGAAAGAAGCCAGACCCGCTTCGGTGGATGTTGCAATGAGTAATACCTTCGGATTTGGTGGCCACAACAGTATTGTTGTGTTTCAGAAAGTCTAG
- a CDS encoding RagB/SusD family nutrient uptake outer membrane protein, with protein MKIFVKLALFTVLIAFASCKDSFVNVDNPTAISTSNYPNTISDLEQLLTGVYGTQHATGIFGRAIGPYSTYLWDHTTDLSWQGSPNWIQMGQNNALPSDAFLQQIWPDLWRGVQRCNTLLAGVERVNAKASATDQATISLIKGQALYLRAWYYFYLTTFWGESFIVDGAGGDKMGVPIVTAVANNLAETQVARSTVKQCWDFIISDLKAAETLLGTQTWTAATDKHKVTGWGVKAFLGKVYVFTQDWANAKTYLGNVIAGSGKSLVAFDVYKNMFNGQNEFNSESLVELNLNVDMVYGGQDLSMGSMIGTLIAPTYVGDNGAPIASAWSNVFPHAKNIARFGFNLGHYFPQGTTTANIANVDPTYITKSKAARANKTVDPRLWVACLQPYVDSMVVSGVKRPISHYLDITEIDMEAWSFRKYINLAGTELEVNRSNGDNILWLRLADIYLLYAETLTHTGDNAMALEYVNKVHRRAYGLPVDSPSAIDYKSLTDQTIAPDDVLKNNPLRYERWAEFFGEFNWWYDVCRWKIGDKEAAYYQKIRGGTIQFDPAIDYAQPIPINEITANANMKQNPGY; from the coding sequence ATGAAAATATTTGTCAAACTAGCTCTATTTACGGTACTGATAGCGTTTGCTTCCTGTAAAGACAGTTTCGTTAATGTCGATAATCCAACGGCCATTTCAACGAGCAATTACCCCAACACCATTTCTGATCTCGAACAACTACTGACGGGTGTTTATGGCACTCAGCACGCAACCGGCATATTTGGTCGGGCCATTGGCCCATACAGCACCTATCTGTGGGATCATACTACAGATTTGAGCTGGCAGGGATCGCCCAACTGGATTCAGATGGGGCAGAATAATGCCTTGCCCAGCGATGCCTTTCTGCAACAGATATGGCCCGATTTATGGCGAGGTGTTCAACGGTGCAATACCCTGCTGGCGGGGGTCGAGCGGGTCAATGCAAAAGCATCGGCTACCGATCAGGCAACTATCAGTCTCATTAAGGGGCAGGCGCTTTACCTGCGGGCCTGGTATTATTTTTATCTGACTACATTCTGGGGAGAGTCGTTTATCGTTGATGGGGCCGGTGGCGATAAAATGGGAGTACCGATTGTAACGGCGGTAGCCAATAATCTGGCCGAAACGCAGGTGGCCCGCTCAACCGTAAAACAGTGCTGGGATTTTATCATCAGCGATCTGAAAGCTGCCGAAACCCTGCTGGGAACCCAAACCTGGACGGCCGCTACCGATAAACACAAAGTGACAGGCTGGGGCGTAAAAGCATTTCTGGGAAAAGTCTATGTATTTACGCAGGATTGGGCAAACGCAAAAACATATCTGGGCAACGTGATAGCCGGTAGTGGAAAGTCGCTGGTTGCGTTCGATGTCTACAAAAATATGTTCAATGGGCAAAACGAATTCAATTCAGAATCGTTGGTCGAACTTAATTTGAACGTCGATATGGTCTATGGCGGTCAGGATTTATCGATGGGTTCTATGATCGGAACCTTAATTGCGCCTACCTATGTCGGCGACAATGGAGCGCCCATTGCATCGGCCTGGTCGAATGTGTTCCCTCATGCTAAAAACATTGCCCGGTTTGGGTTTAATCTGGGCCATTATTTTCCGCAGGGAACAACAACGGCCAATATTGCTAATGTCGACCCCACGTATATTACGAAATCGAAAGCGGCACGAGCCAACAAAACGGTAGACCCTCGGTTGTGGGTAGCCTGCCTTCAGCCGTATGTCGATTCGATGGTGGTGAGTGGCGTAAAACGACCCATTTCTCATTATCTGGACATTACGGAAATTGATATGGAGGCCTGGAGTTTCCGAAAATACATTAATCTGGCAGGCACGGAGTTAGAAGTCAACCGATCAAATGGCGACAATATTCTCTGGCTGCGGCTCGCAGATATATACCTGCTCTATGCAGAAACACTCACCCATACGGGCGACAATGCGATGGCACTTGAGTATGTGAACAAGGTGCATCGACGAGCCTATGGGCTTCCTGTTGATTCGCCATCGGCCATCGATTATAAAAGCCTGACCGACCAGACCATAGCGCCGGACGATGTCTTAAAAAATAACCCGCTTCGCTATGAACGATGGGCCGAATTTTTCGGCGAGTTTAACTGGTGGTATGACGTATGTCGATGGAAAATCGGTGATAAGGAAGCGGCTTACTATCAGAAAATTAGGGGTGGAACCATTCAGTTTGATCCGGCTATCGACTATGCGCAACCCATTCCAATCAATGAAATTACGGCTAATGCCAACATGAAGCAGAACCCAGGTTATTAG
- a CDS encoding SGNH/GDSL hydrolase family protein: MPRKPLFFLLFACIHCLTGFAQTTTEYVWWNPARNSFPVIEGQAWPKEVQSPYDRLPAQAEKSVRPPVWNLSHNAAGLLIRFNASTDQLVVRYAVSGAHALPHMPATGVSGVDLYALDSDGNWHWCTGKYSFKDTLEYRFTGLTPNDQYHQKGREYRLYLPLYNSVKWLEIGVPKGMSFTPLPTRIEKPIVIYGTSIAQGACASRPGMAWTAILGRKLDRPVINLGFSGNGRLEKEIIELLPSIDAKLYVLDCLPNLVASVGIAPDEIRNRIIESVKTLRQKRPEVPVLLVDHAGYTEGSLNATRRKYYMDANELMSQAFAQLKTEGINLVYLLSRTDINLGMDDMVDGTHPTDLGMQHYADAYENSIRPILNEPIGAYGTTKPCTQFRDAAIYDWETRHRQTLERVKAKPPRIVFIGNSITHYWGGKPQAPISRGADSWNAVLEPLGTQNFGYGWDRIENVLWRVYHDELDGYAAAQVVVMIGTNNLHLNTDTEIVEGLAFLVNAIKARQPGASVLLLGILPRRQGEARILELNKRIARAAGQVDVTFADPGTVFLKEDGKIDETLFTDGLHPNAEGYQKLVAKLSPYLKPVEQSHKQKR; this comes from the coding sequence ATGCCCAGAAAACCGCTCTTTTTTCTCCTGTTTGCCTGTATTCACTGCCTGACCGGATTTGCCCAAACCACAACCGAATACGTTTGGTGGAATCCTGCCCGAAATTCGTTTCCGGTTATTGAAGGACAGGCCTGGCCCAAAGAGGTTCAGAGTCCATACGATCGGCTACCCGCCCAGGCAGAAAAGAGTGTCAGGCCGCCCGTTTGGAATTTATCGCACAATGCTGCTGGCTTGCTGATTCGGTTTAACGCCAGTACCGACCAGCTCGTGGTTCGGTATGCTGTGAGTGGCGCTCATGCATTGCCGCATATGCCCGCTACCGGCGTGAGTGGCGTCGATTTGTATGCGCTCGACAGCGATGGCAACTGGCACTGGTGTACGGGGAAATATTCGTTCAAAGATACGCTCGAATACCGGTTTACGGGCCTTACGCCCAACGATCAGTATCATCAGAAAGGACGTGAATACCGGCTCTATCTGCCGCTTTATAATTCGGTGAAATGGCTGGAAATTGGCGTACCGAAAGGAATGTCCTTTACGCCCTTGCCGACCCGTATCGAAAAACCGATTGTTATATACGGAACCTCCATTGCCCAGGGAGCTTGTGCCTCGCGGCCGGGTATGGCCTGGACCGCCATTCTGGGACGCAAACTGGATCGGCCGGTTATCAATCTGGGTTTTTCGGGCAATGGTCGACTAGAGAAAGAGATTATTGAGTTGCTGCCCAGCATTGATGCTAAGCTCTATGTGCTCGACTGTTTACCGAATTTGGTGGCTTCAGTAGGAATCGCTCCCGATGAAATCAGAAACCGGATTATTGAATCCGTTAAAACCTTGCGCCAGAAACGACCCGAGGTGCCCGTGCTGCTGGTCGATCATGCGGGTTATACGGAGGGCTCGCTCAATGCTACCCGCCGGAAATACTACATGGACGCTAATGAACTGATGAGTCAGGCATTTGCGCAATTGAAGACCGAAGGCATCAATCTGGTTTACCTGCTTTCCCGAACCGACATCAATCTGGGTATGGACGATATGGTCGATGGGACGCACCCAACCGATCTGGGTATGCAGCATTATGCCGATGCTTATGAAAACAGCATTCGCCCGATCCTGAACGAACCAATCGGAGCGTATGGCACAACCAAACCCTGCACACAGTTTCGGGATGCCGCTATCTACGATTGGGAAACCCGCCACCGCCAGACCCTGGAACGGGTGAAAGCAAAACCACCACGGATTGTGTTTATCGGTAATTCTATCACGCACTACTGGGGCGGTAAGCCGCAGGCACCCATCAGCCGGGGGGCCGATTCGTGGAATGCCGTACTTGAGCCGCTGGGTACGCAGAATTTTGGCTATGGCTGGGACCGGATCGAGAATGTACTGTGGCGGGTTTACCACGACGAACTCGATGGTTATGCCGCTGCGCAGGTTGTTGTTATGATCGGTACGAATAACCTTCATCTTAATACGGACACTGAAATTGTGGAGGGACTGGCATTTCTGGTCAATGCGATCAAAGCCCGTCAGCCCGGAGCGTCTGTTTTATTGTTGGGGATTTTGCCCCGTCGGCAGGGCGAAGCGCGAATTCTGGAACTGAATAAACGTATTGCACGCGCTGCCGGGCAGGTCGACGTGACGTTTGCCGATCCTGGAACCGTTTTTCTGAAAGAGGACGGTAAAATTGATGAAACACTGTTTACGGATGGGCTGCACCCTAATGCCGAAGGCTATCAGAAATTAGTTGCAAAGCTGAGCCCCTATCTGAAACCAGTCGAACAAAGTCATAAACAAAAACGGTAA
- a CDS encoding DUF5989 family protein produces MALIFEKEISMEFLRDFWLFVRERKRYWLVPLFILLLLLGALTIFTTGSALAPFIYSIF; encoded by the coding sequence ATGGCTCTGATTTTTGAAAAAGAAATAAGTATGGAATTTCTTCGGGATTTCTGGTTGTTCGTGCGCGAACGGAAGCGCTATTGGCTAGTACCGCTCTTTATCCTATTGCTGCTGTTGGGCGCCCTGACCATTTTTACGACTGGCTCGGCACTGGCTCCGTTTATCTATTCTATTTTTTGA
- a CDS encoding FHA domain-containing protein, which produces MADQSTGWLGKLSKLLVPTSLADATPANTITNTQILDELIASFSDSIRRESVGSSMLFNAHYLIILHPDTYEERQNAFPVIVNEAVKAFTSLIKSQKTNYEHIAPVSSNWFFKFGGGHEFGGEPIHPGDVKVIGALTGMLPGQGPAQASENWRATRRVKQTNRYEKVDLDPNTFRHIDFREPGAFVVKFTFDTNAEAIKRPAGLGNATQSAPIPHRNLGSGLAQIDYYVAELSKEANYQMRDREIVVARKEPDNQHFPNYLLIESAYVSNPHARIRYNDATQSFQITSFSRNETRVNEQLIPRSEPASPQWFALPDDAQILLNSMVTLHFKRIG; this is translated from the coding sequence ATGGCAGATCAATCCACCGGCTGGCTTGGTAAACTAAGCAAGCTCCTGGTTCCCACCAGCCTGGCCGACGCTACACCAGCCAACACCATTACGAATACGCAAATCTTAGACGAACTTATTGCTTCTTTCTCCGATTCCATACGCCGGGAATCGGTCGGAAGTAGTATGTTGTTCAACGCTCATTATCTGATCATTCTGCATCCAGATACCTACGAAGAGCGTCAAAATGCATTTCCCGTTATTGTCAATGAAGCCGTTAAAGCCTTTACCAGCCTCATAAAATCGCAGAAAACAAATTATGAACACATTGCCCCCGTGTCTTCGAACTGGTTTTTTAAATTTGGGGGCGGACATGAGTTTGGGGGCGAACCCATACATCCGGGCGATGTGAAAGTAATTGGGGCTTTAACGGGAATGCTACCAGGGCAAGGCCCCGCTCAGGCGTCGGAAAATTGGCGCGCAACCCGGCGGGTTAAGCAAACCAACCGATACGAAAAAGTTGATCTCGACCCCAACACGTTTCGGCACATCGACTTCCGCGAACCAGGCGCATTTGTTGTTAAGTTCACCTTTGATACGAATGCAGAGGCCATCAAACGCCCTGCTGGCTTAGGAAATGCGACCCAAAGTGCACCAATACCGCACCGAAACCTGGGTTCGGGGCTGGCCCAGATCGATTACTATGTGGCCGAACTCAGTAAGGAAGCTAATTACCAGATGCGCGACCGCGAAATTGTAGTAGCTCGGAAGGAGCCTGATAACCAGCATTTTCCGAATTACCTGCTGATCGAATCGGCCTACGTGTCGAATCCGCACGCCCGAATTCGTTACAACGACGCAACGCAGTCGTTTCAAATTACGTCATTCAGCCGCAACGAAACCCGCGTCAACGAACAGCTTATTCCACGCAGCGAACCTGCCAGTCCGCAGTGGTTTGCGTTGCCCGATGATGCCCAGATTCTGCTCAACAGTATGGTTACACTGCATTTTAAACGGATTGGGTAA